ATGCCTGAAGATACAGAGGTGCTTATTTTGGAAATGGGCATGAGTGGCTTAGGAGAGATCTCACTCTTAAGTAACTTAGCTGAGCCAGATGTTGCAATTATAACAAATATTGGTGATTCACATTTGGAACAGTTGAAGACTCGTGAAGGGATCGCAACTGCGAAGCTAGAGATTTTAGAGGGTTTAAAACCTAATGGGGTTGTAGTTATTGACGGGGATGAACCACTATTAACAAATCGCATTGTAGAAAATGATCTAATTACATGTGGATTCAATGAAGAAAATGACATTCTCATTAGTAATGTTGAAATTACAGGGACTGAAATGAGCTTTTGTGTGGGATCATTTGGGGAATATAAAATCAAAACGATTGGTAAACATCACGCAAAAAATGCTTCTTATGTTATTTCACTCGGAGCCCGTTATGAAATTCCTGTTGAAGATATTCAAGCAGGATTACTGGAAGTGGATTTAACGGGAATGAGATTCGAAATGGAGCAAGGTAAAAGTGAAGTCACACTCATTAATGATGCTTATAATGCCTCACCTACATCGATGAAGGCTGCTATTGAGACATTAAAAGAAATTGAAGGGCTTGAACAATACGTTGTTGTATTAGGTGACATGTTTGAATTAGGTGATGAAGAAGAAGCTCTTCATCGAAGCGTTGTCAGTGTAATTGACGAATCTATCACACATGTTATTACAATTGGAGAAAAGGCAGCATGGATTGCAGATGAATGTAAAAGAAAACGTAAAAAAATCAAAGTACATGCATATGCTAATAAAGATGAAGCCGTAA
This sequence is a window from Bacillus solimangrovi. Protein-coding genes within it:
- a CDS encoding UDP-N-acetylmuramoyl-tripeptide--D-alanyl-D-alanine ligase translates to MPEDTEVLILEMGMSGLGEISLLSNLAEPDVAIITNIGDSHLEQLKTREGIATAKLEILEGLKPNGVVVIDGDEPLLTNRIVENDLITCGFNEENDILISNVEITGTEMSFCVGSFGEYKIKTIGKHHAKNASYVISLGARYEIPVEDIQAGLLEVDLTGMRFEMEQGKSEVTLINDAYNASPTSMKAAIETLKEIEGLEQYVVVLGDMFELGDEEEALHRSVVSVIDESITHVITIGEKAAWIADECKRKRKKIKVHAYANKDEAVSMLNELANEETIMLFKSSRKLQLETLILQLKQ